actTAGAAATAAAAAGTCTCAATTTCCACCATCATCATGGAAACACAGAAGATTACAGAGAATCCTAAACTGATATTTGATGCCAATGTAGCTGTCACTCAAACGTCAATCGTACTAGTTTAGATCtgttcactgtattgttttgtctataacaaacaaatgaacacagaGCAATGTAAACTAAGGACAGTAAGAAACTATCAGTAAGACATTTAAGATAAATGCGATGTAAAATCCAGTTGAAAGCCTAGAAAAAACAGTGTAAAGTCTGCAATCAAAGACTCATCATGAAACAGGAGTAAAGAAGGTTCAACATGTTAAAAATCACATttctgaaaattaaaaaattaaaaaaactaattacaGAGGAATCTGATTTGGACAAATTTTAATTTCAGTGGTTTTGGCATTAGCATCTTCACCAATATAGAAATACGGGAAGAGTTTCTCagtaaaagtgtttttgtgAGTGTAGATGTGAGTCATGTCTTCATGGTCATAGAAGGACACCTGCCCCCAGTAATAGTCCAGCTGGACTCTGATCCTCTGGAGACTCTTCTTCACTGTCAGATTTTTACGATCACCATTAGTGTATTTACCATCACGGTGACATAAACACCAGAATCCATATTCAGGTGAAAGCTGAtgttcttccttcctctcaACTGACTCTTTAGCCAAACCCACAACCCAATAAGGATgatctcccacctccacctcccagctGTGTTTCCCTGAGTTGAAGCCCTCAGAGCCCAGAACACTAGCATAGTAAGTGAATCTCTCTGGATTATCAGGAAGTTTCAGACTTTTAATTCCATTTTTCACACTGGTCAGATCATCAGACAGATGAATCCATCTACTTGCAGTGTTTGGGTCCAGAATAACAGGCCTGAAGTGGACCTTGTCCTTCATCTTGTCCCAGACTCTGAAGGACAGGTTGCCCAGGTGTTTGGCCACATCTATCAATGCTcctgagagcagctgtggaTCTGACACTGagctctgggctctggctctggtCTGAGTGGCTTTATAACTGCTGAGGAACGGCACGTGGTCTTTGTGCAGCTCTTCTTCAACAGCACAGATACTGtctgacagagaggagatgtGCTCCTCAatcctcttcatctctctgctcatagtcttcctcttctgctcctcttcctccctcagagcTGCCAGTCTggactcctcttcctcttccaggaagtggtggagctgcttgaactctgctctgatctgcttctctgtggacGACAGCTGCTTCTTGGAGTGTTGGATCATTTCATTGTAGCTTTGCTCcacttgtttgtatttgttccTCTTGTCCTGTAGAGACTTTAAGTCAGatttcagctgctccttcaggtcactggctgcttGTTCTACAGGAACCACCTGGTGACTGTGGTGCAGAGAAAACtcacagacaggacacacagcTCTGTCTTCATCCTTACAGAACAGTTTGGGTTCTTCTTGGTGTTTACTACAAACCACTATTGgttccttttctttctgttctgtttcagaTAATCCAGTTTTCTGTCTCCCAGCAAATGAATCAGCCAGATCCTTCAAAGTAAAGTTCACTGCT
Above is a window of Betta splendens chromosome 9, fBetSpl5.4, whole genome shotgun sequence DNA encoding:
- the LOC114861684 gene encoding nuclear factor 7, brain-like yields the protein MAEKIALFESFLSCNVCSETFRDPVSLSCNHSFCSSCLTQFWEQAGNKNCPICKRRSSWEHLAVNFTLKDLADSFAGRQKTGLSETEQKEKEPIVVCSKHQEEPKLFCKDEDRAVCPVCEFSLHHSHQVVPVEQAASDLKEQLKSDLKSLQDKRNKYKQVEQSYNEMIQHSKKQLSSTEKQIRAEFKQLHHFLEEEEESRLAALREEEEQKRKTMSREMKRIEEHISSLSDSICAVEEELHKDHVPFLSSYKATQTRARAQSSVSDPQLLSGALIDVAKHLGNLSFRVWDKMKDKVHFRPVILDPNTASRWIHLSDDLTSVKNGIKSLKLPDNPERFTYYASVLGSEGFNSGKHSWEVEVGDHPYWVVGLAKESVERKEEHQLSPEYGFWCLCHRDGKYTNGDRKNLTVKKSLQRIRVQLDYYWGQVSFYDHEDMTHIYTHKNTFTEKLFPYFYIGEDANAKTTEIKICPNQIPL